One stretch of Corynebacterium auriscanis DNA includes these proteins:
- the hflX gene encoding GTPase HflX, with protein sequence MTEESKLYPGAERATEGENFFIDATTPTIGELDLEARSSLRRLTRGTSTYTDEQADGYDVEYRKLRLEKVVLVGVWTEGTVEQIEARLEELAALAETAGSEIADITYQKRDKPDAGTYIGRGKVDELRQVVVETGSDTVICDGELSPGQMIALEKALDVKVIDRTMLILDIFAQHAKSKEGKAQVALAQMEYLITRVRGWGGALSRQAGGRAGANGGVGLRGPGETKIEADRRRLRAEMARLRKEIAGMKKSRDIKRERRDSAAIAQVAIAGYTNAGKSSLINALTGAGVLVEDALFATLDPTTRRAELADGRAVIFTDTVGFVRHLPTQLVEAFRSTLEEVMAADVVLHVVDGSDPFPLEQIAAVNKVIGEIVEESGEQAPPEILVVNKIDKADPLVLAELRHRLSDVVFVSAHTGEGVAELETRLELFLNSLDCQVVLHVPFDRGDVVARVHELGTVLSESYDENGTRLEVRLPAQVAAELDQFTIRQ encoded by the coding sequence ATGACTGAAGAAAGCAAGCTTTACCCCGGCGCTGAGCGCGCTACCGAAGGGGAAAACTTTTTTATCGACGCCACCACGCCAACCATTGGTGAGCTGGATTTGGAAGCACGTTCCTCCTTGCGCAGGCTCACACGCGGAACCAGCACTTACACCGATGAGCAAGCCGACGGTTATGACGTTGAGTACCGCAAACTCCGCCTCGAAAAGGTGGTGCTGGTAGGTGTGTGGACCGAAGGGACCGTGGAGCAAATTGAGGCGCGGCTCGAGGAACTGGCCGCGCTGGCAGAAACCGCTGGATCGGAAATCGCAGATATTACCTATCAAAAGCGAGATAAGCCCGATGCTGGAACGTACATCGGGAGAGGCAAGGTGGACGAGCTACGGCAGGTTGTCGTGGAAACCGGTTCGGATACCGTGATTTGCGACGGCGAATTGAGCCCGGGACAAATGATCGCTCTGGAGAAGGCTCTGGACGTAAAAGTAATCGACCGCACCATGCTCATCTTGGATATCTTCGCCCAGCATGCGAAATCCAAGGAAGGTAAAGCCCAGGTTGCTTTGGCTCAGATGGAATACCTCATTACGCGCGTGCGCGGGTGGGGCGGTGCGCTGTCTCGTCAGGCCGGTGGACGTGCCGGAGCCAATGGCGGTGTGGGGCTGCGTGGCCCGGGTGAAACGAAGATCGAGGCGGATCGTCGCAGGTTGCGTGCCGAAATGGCACGGTTGCGAAAAGAGATTGCGGGAATGAAAAAGTCGCGCGATATTAAGCGCGAACGCCGTGATTCTGCTGCGATTGCGCAGGTCGCTATCGCAGGGTACACCAACGCCGGTAAGTCGTCGTTGATTAATGCCTTGACCGGCGCCGGCGTACTAGTCGAAGATGCGTTGTTCGCGACCTTGGATCCCACGACGCGTCGTGCCGAATTGGCCGATGGCCGCGCAGTCATCTTCACCGATACCGTTGGATTCGTGCGCCATCTGCCCACGCAATTGGTAGAGGCTTTCCGTTCCACCTTGGAAGAGGTCATGGCCGCGGATGTGGTGCTGCACGTGGTGGACGGTTCGGATCCATTCCCACTGGAGCAGATCGCCGCTGTAAACAAAGTCATCGGTGAAATCGTGGAAGAAAGCGGCGAGCAGGCTCCACCCGAAATTTTGGTGGTCAACAAAATCGACAAAGCTGATCCCTTGGTTCTCGCGGAATTACGTCACCGTTTGAGCGATGTGGTATTTGTCTCCGCGCACACGGGTGAAGGTGTGGCTGAGCTCGAAACGCGATTGGAACTGTTCCTCAATTCGCTCGATTGCCAGGTAGTGCTGCATGTGCCGTTCGACCGCGGGGACGTGGTGGCCCGGGTGCATGAACTAGGCACCGTTTTGTCTGAGAGCTATGACGAAAACGGAACGCGACTAGAGGTCCGTCTCCCCGCCCAGGTTGCCGCGGAATTGGATCAATTCACTATCCGGCAATAA